From the Phyllopteryx taeniolatus isolate TA_2022b chromosome 16, UOR_Ptae_1.2, whole genome shotgun sequence genome, one window contains:
- the gadd45gip1 gene encoding large ribosomal subunit protein mL64 isoform X2, producing MPTRWNEKAHGRPSDKNVTKNKSSEKTSEWQKTSKYDGKLYGRYGSASGVDPASLWPSHAQLDDVVAEEKEWRPPLELMLNNIAAKQKEEAGKRIAKEKLIAENMAKMPKMIADWRRAKRETKQKLKEEKARRDKLLAEAKERFGYTVDPRSPKFLEMVAEIEKEEKKKRKLMKRRLREEQLAIPVTPPVTSS from the exons ATGCCTACTCGGTGGAATGAAAAAGCTCATGGCAGACCatcagacaaaaatgtcacaaaaa ACAAGAGCAGCGAGAAGACGTCGGAATGGCAGAAGACGAGCAAATACGATGGCAAGCTATACGGCCGCTACGGCTCGGCGTCGGGTGTCGACCCTGCCTCGTTGTGGCCCAGCCACGCACAGCTGGACGACGTCGTCGCGGAGGAAAAGGAGTGGCGCCCTCCGTTAGAGCTCATGTTGAACAATATCGCGGCCAAGCAAAAGGAAGAGGCCGGAAAACGCATCGCAAA GGAGAAGCTCATCGCAGAAAACATGGCCAAAATGCCCAAGATGATCGCCGACTGGCGCAGAGCGAAGCGTGAAACTAAGCAGAAGTTAAAAGAGGAGAAGGCGCGTCGCGATAAGTTGCTGGCTGAGGCCAAAGAGCGTTTTGGCtacacagtggacccccgcagcCCCAAGTTCTTGGAAATGGTTGCTGAAATtgaaaaagaagagaagaaaaagaggaaacTCATGAAACGCAGACTGAGAGAAGAACAGTTGGCAATCCCTGTCACTCCTCCTGTTACCTCCTCATAA
- the gadd45gip1 gene encoding large ribosomal subunit protein mL64 isoform X1, with amino-acid sequence MAASVLCRRTLVMVRNAFGGISTPQTLNSAKYPSGLLLQTASYNPKPLKLNLRAPYIPDKSSEKTSEWQKTSKYDGKLYGRYGSASGVDPASLWPSHAQLDDVVAEEKEWRPPLELMLNNIAAKQKEEAGKRIAKEKLIAENMAKMPKMIADWRRAKRETKQKLKEEKARRDKLLAEAKERFGYTVDPRSPKFLEMVAEIEKEEKKKRKLMKRRLREEQLAIPVTPPVTSS; translated from the exons ATGGCCGCGTCCGTTCTCTGCAGAAGGACGCTGGTGATGGTCCGTAACGCTTTTGGAGGGATTTCGACACCCCAAACTCTCAATTCTGCGAAGTATCCGAGCGGGCTCCTGCTACAGACAGCCTCGTATAACCCCAAACCTCTGAAACTGAATCTTCGTGCTCCTTATATTCCAGACAAGAGCAGCGAGAAGACGTCGGAATGGCAGAAGACGAGCAAATACGATGGCAAGCTATACGGCCGCTACGGCTCGGCGTCGGGTGTCGACCCTGCCTCGTTGTGGCCCAGCCACGCACAGCTGGACGACGTCGTCGCGGAGGAAAAGGAGTGGCGCCCTCCGTTAGAGCTCATGTTGAACAATATCGCGGCCAAGCAAAAGGAAGAGGCCGGAAAACGCATCGCAAA GGAGAAGCTCATCGCAGAAAACATGGCCAAAATGCCCAAGATGATCGCCGACTGGCGCAGAGCGAAGCGTGAAACTAAGCAGAAGTTAAAAGAGGAGAAGGCGCGTCGCGATAAGTTGCTGGCTGAGGCCAAAGAGCGTTTTGGCtacacagtggacccccgcagcCCCAAGTTCTTGGAAATGGTTGCTGAAATtgaaaaagaagagaagaaaaagaggaaacTCATGAAACGCAGACTGAGAGAAGAACAGTTGGCAATCCCTGTCACTCCTCCTGTTACCTCCTCATAA